In Rosa chinensis cultivar Old Blush chromosome 1, RchiOBHm-V2, whole genome shotgun sequence, a genomic segment contains:
- the LOC112180074 gene encoding F-box protein PP2-A13 isoform X1, with amino-acid sequence MGANLSGGVSDTEGYAQPRLGDIPESCVALVLMYMDPPEICKLARLNRAFRGASWADFIWESKLPTNYRFIVDKVFDEKSMVKNSGKRDIYTTLCKSISFDDGTKQIWLDKTKGGIHLSISSKALSITGIDDRRYWNFIASDESRKPARASIVYLCPSLRALPLFHMFQTVAYLQQTWWFEVNGEFEFQFPLGKYSLFFRLHLGRSSKRLGRRVCNSEHVHGWNIKPVKFELTTSNGHEAVSEYYLDNPGNWVNYHVGDFVVDNPHALIKINYSMTQIDCTHTKGGVCVDSVLIRPSSVGKED; translated from the exons ATGGGCGCTAATTTATCGGGGGGTGTTTCGGACACGGAGGGTTATGCGCAGCCGAGGCTTGGGGATATACCAGAGAGCTGCGTGGCGTTGGTTTTGATGTACATGGACCCTCCTGAGATTTGCAAATTGGCCCGGTTGAACCGGGCTTTTCGTGGTGCTTCGTGGGCCGATTTCATCTGGGAATCGAAGTTGCCCACCAATTACCGGTTTATTGTGGACAAGGTGTTCGATGAAAAGTCTATGGTGAAGAATTCAGGGAAGAGGGACATCTATACCACGCTTTGCAAGTCTATTTCATTTGATGATGGAACAAAG CAAATTTGGCTAGATAAGACCAAGGGTGGTATTCATCTATCGATTTCTTCAAAGGCGTTATCGATTACAGGGATAGATGATCGAAGATATTGGAATTTCATAGCGAGTGATGAATCAAG GAAACCAGCAAGAGCTTCAATTGTGTATCTTTGTCCCAGTTTGCGAGCCTTGCCCCTTTTTCATAT GTTTCAGACAGTGGCTTATCTCCAACAAACCTGGTGGTTTGAAGTTAATGGAGagtttgaatttcaatttccatTAGGGAAATATAGCCTCTTCTTTAGGCTCCACCTTGGCAGATCCTCCAAGAGACTTGGTCGCCGAGTATGCAATTCGGAGCATGTTCATGGCTGGAACATAAAACCAGTGAAGTTTGAGCTTACAACTTCTAATGGTCACGAGGCTGTATCAGAATATTACTTGGACAACCCTGGAAACTGGGTCAATTACCATGTGGGAGactttgttgttgacaatccTCATGCTTTGATCAAGATCAATTATTCGATGACCCAGATCGATTGTACTCACACCAAAGGCGGTGTCTGTGTAGACTCTGTGTTGATACGCCCTAGTAGTGTAGGAAAAGAGGATTAG
- the LOC112180074 gene encoding F-box protein PP2-A13 isoform X2, translating to MGANLSGGVSDTEGYAQPRLGDIPESCVALVLMYMDPPEICKLARLNRAFRGASWADFIWESKLPTNYRFIVDKVFDEKSMVKNSGKRDIYTTLCKSISFDDGTKQIWLDKTKGGIHLSISSKALSITGIDDRRYWNFIASDESRFQTVAYLQQTWWFEVNGEFEFQFPLGKYSLFFRLHLGRSSKRLGRRVCNSEHVHGWNIKPVKFELTTSNGHEAVSEYYLDNPGNWVNYHVGDFVVDNPHALIKINYSMTQIDCTHTKGGVCVDSVLIRPSSVGKED from the exons ATGGGCGCTAATTTATCGGGGGGTGTTTCGGACACGGAGGGTTATGCGCAGCCGAGGCTTGGGGATATACCAGAGAGCTGCGTGGCGTTGGTTTTGATGTACATGGACCCTCCTGAGATTTGCAAATTGGCCCGGTTGAACCGGGCTTTTCGTGGTGCTTCGTGGGCCGATTTCATCTGGGAATCGAAGTTGCCCACCAATTACCGGTTTATTGTGGACAAGGTGTTCGATGAAAAGTCTATGGTGAAGAATTCAGGGAAGAGGGACATCTATACCACGCTTTGCAAGTCTATTTCATTTGATGATGGAACAAAG CAAATTTGGCTAGATAAGACCAAGGGTGGTATTCATCTATCGATTTCTTCAAAGGCGTTATCGATTACAGGGATAGATGATCGAAGATATTGGAATTTCATAGCGAGTGATGAATCAAG GTTTCAGACAGTGGCTTATCTCCAACAAACCTGGTGGTTTGAAGTTAATGGAGagtttgaatttcaatttccatTAGGGAAATATAGCCTCTTCTTTAGGCTCCACCTTGGCAGATCCTCCAAGAGACTTGGTCGCCGAGTATGCAATTCGGAGCATGTTCATGGCTGGAACATAAAACCAGTGAAGTTTGAGCTTACAACTTCTAATGGTCACGAGGCTGTATCAGAATATTACTTGGACAACCCTGGAAACTGGGTCAATTACCATGTGGGAGactttgttgttgacaatccTCATGCTTTGATCAAGATCAATTATTCGATGACCCAGATCGATTGTACTCACACCAAAGGCGGTGTCTGTGTAGACTCTGTGTTGATACGCCCTAGTAGTGTAGGAAAAGAGGATTAG